The sequence below is a genomic window from Chryseobacterium foetidum.
CCCTTCAAACTCGATATGGCTTATTTTGATTCTTTTGCCTTTGTCTACATTGATCGTCCAGTCTACCATATTCGGATCATTGGCATTCACCTTATCCTGAATGCTGATGCTGGCGTCTGCAAAACCTTTCTTCACATAATCTTTGGGAAGATTGGTTTTAAGACTTGAAACAAGGTTCTGAGTAATCTTCGTTCCAGGCTTCAGATTATTATCTTTTGCCAGTTTTTCGTTTTTAGATTTCCCGATACCCTTTCCTGTAAATTTAACTTCTCCAAGTTCCTTAAGATCCTGAAGATAAAATTTTAAAACTACAGTTTGTCCTTCAATGCTCTCTACATACACTTCAACTTCAGAAAAAGACTGCGTGTCCCAAAGCTTTTTGATCCCATTACTGATCTTCTGCCCCGGAATATCTACAATCTCTCCTTTCGACAGACCTGTGAATCTCAGAACCTGAGCAGGTGTGTATTTTTTTACCCCATCCACAACAATATCTTTAAGGGTGTAAGTTCCCGCTTGATTTTCTGCCAGTATGCTTGTATTCACAGCGGTACTGTCTTGTGGTGTTACTTGTCCATAAAAATGTGCAGAAGCTGCAAACATGATGATGGGTAATAATCTAAACTTCATTTTATCGTAGTCTTTCTTTTCTAAAAAATTTACTGGATTTTGATTTGCTCTCCCGTGAGGCCATATCTTCTTTCTTTGTTCTGATAATCTACAATACATTGAAAGAAAACATCTTTTGTAAAATCTGGCCAAAGAATATCGAGAAACTGCAGCTCGGCATACGCAATCTGCCAAAGCAGAAAATTGCTGATGCGTACTTCACCGCTTGTTCTTATCAACAGATCTACAGGAGGGAAATTTTTTGTATATAAGTAATTTTCGAATAGTTGTTCGTTAATATTTTCAACTTCAATTTTTCCTTCTTTCACATCGGTACCGATTTTCTTCACCGCATTCAGGATTTCTTCCTGAGAACCGTAGCTGATTGCCAGAATCAGGTTGCCTTTGGTATTATCTTTGGTAAGATCTACTACATGCAGCAATTGATCTCTTACCAATGATGAAAGCTTATCTACGTTTCCAATAACATGCAGACGCAGGCCTTTGGTGAAAATCTCTTCAGCTTCCAGAAGCAGTGTTTCGGTAAGCAGATTCATCAGTGTGCTAACTTCCTCTTCAGGACGCTTCCAGTTTTCTGATGAAAATGTGTACAGAGTAAGGTAAGGAATCTGAACTTCATTACATGCGTTAATAGCATTTCTTACAGCATCAATGGCATTTTTGTGGCCAAACGTTCTTTCTTCACCCCTCGATTTTGCCCATCTACCATTACCATCCATGATGATTGCAACGTGCTGTGGTAATTTTTCGGGGTCTATTTTATCTTTAATCAACGACATAATAATTAATCACAATAACAAGGCGGTCTTCCGAATGAATAGGTAAGACCAAGGCTGAAGGTATTCAACCAATCTCTTGATTCACCGTCACCTACATTTCTGTTTCTGATAAATTCTGCTTCTCTTTCTTTAGAAACAATAAAATAATTTCCTGTTTCAAGTAATGAACCTCCGGTGGAAGGACTCAAAATTTCTGCATTATAGCTTGAGTTTACATCTGTTCTAAGAACTTTACTGTGATCCAGCTGATCTGTAACTGCAAGTCTGAAAGTTGCTTCTGCAAAAACTGCCCATCCGTGGTTGAATTTATATTTCAAACCTACACCAAAAGGTACAACAGGTGCTATTTTTTTTCCTAAAGAATAATCTACAGTCGTTACAAAATCAAGTTCATCAATCGGTGCCTGAGCCACTCCGTTGGCATCTCTTCTGTAATCGTGTCTTACCGTAGCTTTTGGAGCATCAAACATAATCCCTCCGAAACCTGCAAATACATAGGGACTTAACATACTCATCTGCTCGTTGTTTACAGGGAAAAGATTGTATTCGAATAGTAAACTTGCTTCGTAGATATCATTTTTCCCGAAAGAATTACGGTTTCTTCTGTATTCTTCTTTTGCAGCCTTATCGCTGAACTGTACCTGGTTGTAACCAACGTCTAATCGGATAGTTTGATAAGGATTAAAATTAAATCTGTATAATAAACCACCGTAAAAAGGAAATCCCCATTCAGAAGCTCTGTCTAAATCCAAAGGTTTTTGCAGGATATAATTTGTTTTACCAATATCGCCAACAAGATTACTCATCCCCAATCGAATTCCCAATTCGTTTCTTTGAGCTTTCACTGATACCATTACACTAAAAATGGCAAGGAAGCTAAACAATAATTTTTTATTCATAAAAGAATACGGATTTATGGTTATTTTAAAATTTAATTTTTGCAAATATAAAACATTTTTATATTAATGATAATCTTAATGATTAGTTAAAAATAAACAAAAAAACATAATTAATATGTAACTAAACGGCAAAATGTTAAAAATATTCTTTTTCTGCTATTTTACACGGTTTTTTAAAAATTTTGCAGGGCTTTTTTATTTTCCTTAAAGATGATAAAAAAATAATTTTTTATTTAAAATCTTTTCATAATAAAACCCGCCCAGATCTACGACCAAAAGAGAAAACCCTCAAAAAAGAGGGTTCACATCTATTTTTTGTTAAAAAACTCACGCAGTTTATTCCTTACTCTTATTAACAGAGGCTCTTTGTAGTTTTTGTCTTCATCAAAATATCCGTAACCATAGCCATAACCGTAGCCATAACCATAGCCGTAACCCTGTTTGGTATTGTAATCATTATAAACAATTCCCAAATGCTTAATTTCGTTGTCGTTGTATTTTTCAGCAATCATTTTAAGCATATACTTTTCGGTATACTCGTGTCTTACCACATATAAATTGGCATCAGAATGCTTCATCAGTTCAAATGAATCTGCTACCAGACCTACCGGCGGCGAGTCGATTACAATAAAATCATACATTGTACGAAGCTCATCAATGAACTGCATATTCTTTTCGCTCATCAGCAATTCAGACGGATTCGGAGGAATAGGTCCGGATGTCGCTACGTCCAGATTCGGGATTCTTGTCTTATTGATGATCTTATCGATCCCTACTTCACCAGTGAGGTAATTTGAGATACCAAATTTATTATCGATGTTAAAATCATTGAAAATTTTCGGTTTTCTTAAATCCATTCCCAGCAAAATTGTTTTCTTATCACTTAATCCCAATACTGAAGAGAGGTTGATAGAAACATAGGTTTTACCTTCTCCACCGACAGATGATGTTATAAGAATAACTTTACTCTTATCGCTCTCACCAGACAGGAATCTCATATTCGCCCTGATTCCCCTGAAGGATTCTGATACAGAAGATTTCGGCTGCTCCAGCACAGTAAGCATATTGTCTCCACTGGCATTATTTCCGATAACTCCCAAAAGCGGAATTTTGGTAACACTAAGAAGCTCCTTTATATTTCTGATTTTTGTATCCAGGAATGCTCCGATACCAATGAAAAATAGAGGTAGCAACAGCAGCCCACCCATAATCATCGACTTAGTTCCTTTCACATTCGGTCCGATAGGTCCCTGACCAAGATTTTTTGCAGGGTCAATTACCGAAATATCAGATTTATTGGTCGCAAGTCTCAGCTGGCTCTCATTCTGTCTTGATAAAATGCTGTTGTATGTAGCTTCAATCATATTGTAGCCACGCTCAGCATCCAGATATTTTCTCTGTTTTTCAGGGTAAGTATCAAGATCCATGTTGGCATTGCCGATTTGCTGATCGATTTTTGAAATTTCTGTTGTGTAAACTGTATGGTAATTTCTCAAAGCACCGTTGGAATTCACTCTGGCCTCACTGATGAGTCTGTTGATTTCCTTCATCGGTTCAGAATTGGGTGTGTAAATCGCTGCCATCTCCCTTCTTTTGGCGTAAAGCGCCTTCATCTCAGAAATTGAAGCCTGAAAAAGCCCGTCTTCAAAACCTGCAGCAGTGGTGCTGATCATTTTCTCAAAATTCTGCCCGTCTACACTGTTTCTAATCGTGTTGAGGGAAGTAAGTTTGCTTAAAAGATCTGCTTTCTTGGTTTCAAGTTCTTTTATTCTTTCTAAAGATTTCTCATCTCTGTTTTTGATATCGTAGAGTTTCTCTGATGTCTTCAGATAGTTCATTACCTGAGCACTCGAATCCAGTTTTTTTCTGATTGCTTTCAGATTTTCTTCAAGATATTCTTTGGTATTTTCATCCAAAATATTTTTATCTGCAAACCTTTTCTTCTGAAGTTCAGCAACAGATTTATTCAGAAAATTCACCGTACTGTTAAGATTATAACCTGTTTTGGTAATAATCATTATGGTATTGATTTCTTTATCAAAATCTACCGCCATTGTCCCGATAATGTTATTTACAGCATCGTTTACGGTGGAAAGTTCTACAATTATATTATCCAGTTTTATCGCCAGAGTTTTAGGATTTGGTACCAATCTGAATCTGAGATTTGGCGTGGTGTACCATTCATTAACTTTAACAGTTTTGTTTGCAGGTCTCGTAAAGGCATCAACATTATGATAACCTTCATACTCGTAATTGTAGAGATTTGTAGATTCCCCTTCTTCCGGTAGTCGAACTTCGTAAGTGCCATTAGCTTTTGGCAGTAGAGTGATGGGATAGTTGACCTGCTGAAGATGCTTTTTGTCAATTTCTATAAAGACAGGTGAATCTTCCTTATCCAGATACGTTGCTTTAATGATACCTTTTGTTCTGTAATTCACGAAAAGCCCCAACTCCTTTACTAAAAATTCGTTGTGAGTACGCGAAAGCAACATTTTCTTCAGATAAATCCCGTCCTGATTTCCACCCTGTCCCCAAATGAAATTGATGGATTGATTAGGTGTAAAATAACTTGCTGTATTGTTTGAAACACTTAAGGATAAATTTGACGCATAAATATTCTGAGCGTAGTACTTTCCGTAAACATAGGCAATTCCGTAGCCCAACATCAGCATCAGCACAAACCAGTACCAGTTTCTGATTACTCTTCTTATAAAATGCTCAATATCAAAAATCGCAAATGAACCCGTTTTCTCCTTAGGCTGAATTTTATCTGTCTTATTTTCTCTTTCCGGAATCATATTATAGATTTTTGATAAGTAGATACACTGATAAAGCCGTAGTAAATACAGAAACTCCGCTTATAATTGTCTGTACCGGATCCTTTCCGAATCCGTTAAGACTTCTGCCTCTTGTGGTAAGATAAATTTCGTCCCCGTTTTGAACGTAAAAATATGGTGAATTCATTACATCTTCTCTGGTAAGGTCAATTTTTGCTCTTTTAATTCCCTCAGGTAATTTTCTAAGAATAACAATGTTTTTTCTGTCGATTGTTCTGTTTAAACCACCGTTGATCGAAATTGCTTCCGATAAAGTGAGCGTATTTTTCATCACGACTTTTTCACCTGTCATACCTGTAGTTTCTACATCACCTAAAACATAGTATGTGATTCCTGCAGTATTTAAACGAACCTCAGATTTGCCTTCCTGAAAATTTTCGTTTACTTTGTCCTGAATATCTTTAGCAATATCTTCAATGGTTCTTCCCTCTGCTTTTACAAAGCCAATCCCGAAAATATTGATATCTCCGTTGGAATCAACTTTTAATCCCGTAAAATATATCATCGCATTTCCACCTGTTCCTGCGCCTCCAGCAACACTGATGTTGTTTACAGTAGATCCAGGTGCATTCATGCTGCTGTAAAACTGCGCTGCATCTCCTTTAGGTGTAGTTACAATATCCAATTTCAGGATATCATTTTTAGTAACTCTATATATAGGGATATTATATGGTATGAGTCCTTCTTCATTGATTACCAGACTTTCGCTGGGCTGCATATACTTTACATCTTTCGGTGCTATGCAAGATGAAAGAAAGAATGGTAAAAGTAGAAACAGGTAATAATTCAAATTTTTCATTACTGAATAAAATTAATTTGCAAAAATAGAAATTTAAAGTTAAGATTGTGTTTTTAGTTTTTGAACCTTTGTGACAATATCCGGCAGGTATGCTCCTAAAAAGCCAAGAGACAAGACAACAAGCAGCAGAAGATTCACATCAATATGCCTCAGAAAATATGCAACAACGATAATAAAAAGATAATAACACATGATATAAAAGCTTGATCTCCGGTGCGTAAGATTCATCCTGATCAGTTTGTGATGAATATGATTCTTATCTGCCTCAAAAGGTGATTTTTTGTTGATGCATCTTATGATGATCACATTAAGCGTATCTACAATAGGCAAAATTAATATCGCCACAGCAATTGCCGGCGCAGATTTCAGATGATAACGAGGCATATTTGGAATCTCTCGATCAATAAAAATATCAATAAAACAAACTGCTGTAAATGCAAGCAAAAAGCCTAATAGCATAGAGCCTGTATCACCCATAAATATTTTGGTAGAGCGGTAATGTGAAAGATTATAATATAAAAAAGCCAAAACAGATCCTATAATACACACCGAAAGAATTACCAACGGATAGTTATATTCTCCTAAACGATAATAACTCATACCAAAAAGCGCACTGCAGAGAAGCGAATACCCTCCGGCCAAACCGTCGATGCCATCAATCAAGTTAAAAGCATTAATTAAAATAATAAAGGTAACCACAGTAAAAATAACGCTGATAAAATAATTGAGCTCATAAACACCAAAAATCCCGAAAAGACTTCTGATGCGCACGTCTGAACCCATCACCAATACCACCGAAACCAAAATCTGGGCAATCAGTTTTTTGTAGGCTCTCATCACCATAATATCGTCCATTACGCCTACGTAAAGGAGAATAACCAATGAGGCAAAAAGAAATTTATAAAGATCAAAAATCTCGTGGGCAAAAATCGAAGCGCAAATTCCTATAGAATAAAAAATAGCGATACCGCCAAGATTGGGTATTTTCCTGAGATGAGAACTTCGCTGTCCCGGCTCATCCATCAGGTTTTTTCTACGGGAAATTTTAATGATTGTAGGTACTGAAAAATAGGTAATGACGAATGAGAGCACTAAAGCCAAGCCTACTTTCAGATAAAAAAAGGGAAGTCCTGTTTGCAATAAGAACAATTCAAAATTCTTCATTCTTGTTTGTGTACAGCTTTTAAATCAGCAGAAGATCTTACAGTAATCTCTTTAAAACTCCGTAAAGACCGCTGAAATAAAGCAGATAATAAATTTTTTTTTTCAACGGCAAAGATAACAGATAATTTCTATCAAAACGATTGTAAATCAATATATCTTTAAATTTAACATTCCGTTCCTGCATAAAATCCCTAAGTTTTTTGCTCATTATTTTAAACAAATTCTCATCCTTTACAAATGCGAGATAGGCTAAAAAAGTATAAACCCCTTCAAGAATCTGAAAGTTCTTAAGTTCATTTAATTTGTTTGAATAGGAAGATTTTTGAAATTCAGTTTCTACATCTTCCACAGCCTTCAAAATATCCAAACCTTTTTCGGTATGGGTTTTTGAAATAGAATTGGTGCGCTCCAGATATTGATAGTGAAAATTCTGGGTCTGAGCCAGTGTTTTACATTCCAGTAATAGCTGCGGAATAAGCTGAATATCTTCAAAATGAACTCCTTTTTTAAATCTTTTAGTCTGAAAAAGTTCTCTTCTAAACAATTTATTACACGCAAAATAACTTAAATCTGAAAAAACGGAAAAATTCTTTTCCAAATCAATTTTCTCAGGCATATTCGGAATTTGGGTGAGTTTTTGAGTGACGTTTCCATGCTCATCCACTTTCTGAATATTGCAGATCACCATTTCGGCATTATGTTTTACAGCCAGATTCAGCATTTCTTCAAACATTTTGTCAGAAACATAATCATCACTGTCTACAAAACCTAGATAATCTCCGGAGGCGTGGTCTATCCCGAAATTTCGGGCGTCGCTTAAACCTCCGTTTTCTTTGGTGAAAGCTTTTATTTTTGAAGGAAATTCAGCAGAAAAACCATCGATAATTGTTTGTGAACCATCGGTGCTTCCGTCATTTACCACAATGATTTCAATATCCTGTAAAGTTTGATTCACCAAAGACAACAGGCATTTTTCCAGATATAATTCCACATTATAAACCGGAACAATGATCGAAACCGTGTTTGTCTTTGATTGATCTGTCATTATTTTAATTTGTCTACCAGCATTTCGCAGCTTCGCAGCTCAAAATTGTTTGTATATTCACTTTACTCTACCAATATTCCGCGACCTCGTCGCTTCGCTTTATATAATATACTTTAGCCCTTTGTAAATCTCGGACTCAACCAACCTTTTTTGGCATCGTCAAAATCTTTTCTTGAGCAGGGAATACAGTTTTCAATATTTTCATCATCGCCAAAATACCACAGACTGCTGAAGGTATCGCGTTTAAAAGCATACTGCCTGTCGTTGATCAGTACATAAAAAAGTTCATACTGTCTTTCTTTCGGATGAGATTTTTGGATATTGATTCCTTCAATCAAATACCAAATCATTTGAGCTAAAAGCTGATGATTGAGTTGATTTTCAGTGTAAATATTATAATTGAAGATTCCGACTGATTTTAAATTTTCACTTAAACCAATTTCTTTCATGTACGCACAAATTTCTCTTCTGTTTAAACCATTCACCTGCGGATTTACCGAAAAAGCATCACTAAAACTTTCAACAGCATCACAATTAACGGTTACCAAATCTGCTTTTCTGAAAAAAGGTTCAGTTTTCTCAGTAGAATTCATCATTTCAGCCAAACGGACGATATCGAACTCTACTTCCTTGATAAGTTTTACAGAATCTGCCTCATTTAAATGTTTCTGATAACCCAGATGATGATAATTTTTAATTGAAAAATTTTTAGAGCCGAAAATCTTTCCTAAAAAAGTATGTTCGTTGATTTCCTCGCCTTGTTTTAAGGAAATGATATTGCTGATCTGCGTATAATTAATATTTTGCTGATGAAAATTTAATCCTGAAAAGAGAGAAAAAGCAAAGTCGTTGGATCCGCCGATAATCACAGGAATTGCCCTGTTGTGATGGCAAGCCGACAACACTTCCTGAAGAATATAGTGTGAATCTTCCACAGATTTTCCGGAAACCAAATCTCCCAAATCCACAATCGGGATATCAAAATCCAGTTGAGACAGTCGGTAAAACTCTTTACGAATGGCTGTAAAATCCTGAACTTCAGTTTCGCCGCCCGCACCACGGTAATCTGAAATGAAAAGCAAAACAATACTGTCTTCCTTAATTTCTTTGGTAATTCTGTTTCCTATCTGCCAGTTTTCTGTTCTGAAATTGCGTGGCGAAATGATAAAATCTTCAAAATTCATGCTTCAAGCTCCTTTAATAGCCTCAAAAATATTAAAATAAAATGATTTTTACGATTAAAAAACCATCAACAAAACTTCGTTGATGGTTCTACAGTAATAAATATTAAGAATTAAGTATGATAAAATTTAATGTTTCAATATCTCAAAAACAAAAGTGGTAGAAGTTTCAAATTTCCCGCCTTGAGTAGCACCGAAAAGAAATTGTGGCTTTTCACCCGCTTTATCCATCAAAATCATCGGCCTTTCCAGTCTTCCGAATCTTTTCAGATGTTTCGGTGGTTCTGGCTCGGTAACGTATTTTTTTAAATCCAGATAGCCAACTTCAGGTTTCGTCCATTTGACACCATCTTTTGAGCTTAAGTGCAAACCATATTCATGATTAAAAAATCCCATATCTCTTGCAATCATATGGAATTTTCCTTTCTGCTTCCAGACAAAAGCATCTTCCAGTTGTGCATTATCCGGTAGATTTGAAAAATCAATCACTGGATTTTCGGAAACTTTTACATAAGGTCCTTCGGGTTTCAAGGCTTTTGCCAAGCCATATTTCCGGTTTCCGCGGACGGTTCCTTTTTGGTTTTCATATTCTTTGGTATTCCATGATTTGTAAAACAGCCAGTATTTTCCGTCGTTTCCTTTTACAAAAGCCGGATTGGTTGTGCAGTGATCATCCCAATCACCTTCTCTTCCATTGGGAAGCAGCGGCTGATCGGGTCTTATCCATTCGCCGTCCAGACTTTTTGCAGTAGCCAAACCAATTTTCTTTGTATTCGTTTTCCCATTGGAATTTCCCATGAAAAACAAATAATACTGATCATCAACCTTTTTAATTAAAGGATTATGACAGGTAGTGGCATCCCAAAAGCCTTTTCCTCTCGGACTTAAAATCACTTCCTTATGTTCAAACCTTTCAAAAGGAGAGTTGGCTTCTGCACGACAGATTTCAGAACCGTTGAGCCAGCCACCCATCCCTTTTTCTTTTTTCCATCGGGAATAAAAAAGATGTACTTTTCCATCTTCGCCCCAGATCGGAGACGAGCACCAAATATAATAACCCTCGAGTTCCAGCGAACGTCCGATAGGTTTTAATTTAAAATAAGGCTGATCTGAAAAAGAAAATGTTTTGGTAAAAGATGAACCTAAAAATGCCGCCGCCAGACTTAAGCCTGAAAGCTGTATAAATTCTTTGCGGGTAAGATTTTTAGATTGGCTCATATCATCAATATCGTCAGAGCCAATTTAGGAGGATTCATCTGGCAGAGCATCCTGCACTTTAGGGTGGCTTTAAAATAGAACTAAATTGATTTTAGAATTCGAAAATTATCTCTGAATTACCAACGCCGCTCAACAGTATCTTTGTCATTCAGTATGAATCTCAAAAAACTAAAAATATATCAGTGTAGATTCCTACGGAATGACAAAATGAATGCTTGTCTTCTATGATGGCTAAAAATGAAAAATCATACATTTTAATCTCAACATCAATTTTAAACCTCAAAATATTACCTTTTGGTCTGCGTCACAGCATAAAAAAACCGCTCCACAGAATACATCGAAAGCTGACCCGCAGGACCATTCAGGTTATACTCAAAACCATGCGTTCCCCAGGGAATTGTGAGTAAATAATTTTTCACATGATGTTTATCTAGTTCTTTTTTCAACATTTCACTTTGAATATGCCAAACGTGAGCATCAAGACAGCCGTGAGCCAACAATGTAGGAGTCGTATTGGCATTGACATGAAAAATTGGTGATTCGGCAATATATTTTTCAGGAACTTCTTCGGGTGTTCCTCCTAAGAAATCTCTCTGCACTTCTCTGGAATCCATGATCAAAGGATTGTCGGGATTTTTATAGCTCCATGGCATATCGATCGCTCCATAAAATGCCGCAACCCCTTTTACCCCGCTTTCGTGTCCGGTGTAAGCCATCGTTAAAACAATGGATGCGCCTGCCGATCTTCCCATCAGAACAATATTCGTGGTGTCAATTTTCAATTCTTCAGCGTGTTGACGAATCCATTTAAATGCAGAATGGAGATCTTCCTGCTGAGCCGGACTTGGGAATTTTGGAGCTAATCGATAATTGATCGTTGCTACCTGATAACCTGCATTGGCAAAATAATTATTGGCTGCAGCGATCTCACTGTTATCACCACGTTTCCACGATCCGCCATGCACAACGATCAGACACGGACGAACACCGGGAACGGCTGAAGGTGTGAAATTTAAAGTCAGATCAACGCCATCGGTTTTTGCATAATGATAGGTTTTAAAAGGAATATCTTTCGCCCCATTTCCGGTAAACATCTGTAAAAAGCTATATGGTTTCTTTTGATGAAAACCTTTCATATCTGCATCTTTTACTCCAAATGATTTTTCAAGATCTTCACTTAAGTGACTGCCAACATTATAAGCCCGCACAATGGGCGAACCGAGGATCACAAAAGTAATTATGCCTAAAATAAGCGACAGTTTTCTGAATCTTTTTGAATACCAACTCCAAACCAGCAATGCCAATGCAACCAGCATAAATACCCATGGAAATTCGGGAACGGCAATGCCAACATACCATGTGCTTTGACTTGGTACGGGGAAAAAATTCACTAAAGAAAGGATGAACAAAATGATAATCAGGATGAGACGGATCATAGTTATGGTTTGAAATAAGATACGATTTAATTTAAGGTTTAGATTTATTTAAAATTTTTGTGTCTTTAAATAAATTTCCTTCATAAAATCCAAGAAAACCAGTCGAATGCTCCCGCTATAAAAAAAATATAACCAGATAGTGTAATTTAGTTTTATAAACGGGAACGAGCGGGACGCTCGCACCAGCGAAAAAGAATGTTTTAAATATATGAGTATTATTTATATTTGATTAAAAATAAATAATGCTGGTCGAATAACTTTAAAAGTTTACGCTTAAACGCTAGCGCGAGCGTCACGCTCGTGCACGCACACTAAAACATAAAAAACATGAGCAGAAAATATAAGTTCCATGATAAAGAAGGCGCTTACTTCATCAGCTTTGCGACCGTATTTTGGATAGACCTCTTCAGAAGAATGGAGTATTTTGACATCATAATTAATTCTTTAGATTATTGCCGTAAAAATAAAGGAATGATTATTTTTGGATATTGTATAATGCCAAGTCACATACACTGATTGTTCCGTTCGGCGGATGGTAAGCCATCTGAACTCATTAGAGACTTTAAAGGCTTTACTTCAAAAAATTGATTGAAGCAATTAAGGAAAACAACAAGGAGAGCAGAAAAGAATGGATATTATGGATGTTTAATAAAGCTGGAGCAAGAAATTCAAACATTAAAAATCATCAGTTGTGGCAACAGAACAATCAGCCAATTGAGATTTGGTCTTTAAAAGTGTTTGAACAAAAATTAGATTACATTCATCAAAATCCTGTAGAAAGTGGTTTCGTTATAGAACCATGGGAGTGGAAATACAGCAGCGCAAGAAATTACTGTGATGATTTTGATGATGTTTTGAAAATTGATATTAATACTTGATGTTATTGGTGCGGACACGAGCGGGACGCTCGCGCCAGCGAGGAATTACAGCGTAGACAAGAAAATTGGTTAAATTATCTTAGAAAAAATAACCTAGGA
It includes:
- a CDS encoding glycosyltransferase family 4 protein, producing the protein MKNFELFLLQTGLPFFYLKVGLALVLSFVITYFSVPTIIKISRRKNLMDEPGQRSSHLRKIPNLGGIAIFYSIGICASIFAHEIFDLYKFLFASLVILLYVGVMDDIMVMRAYKKLIAQILVSVVLVMGSDVRIRSLFGIFGVYELNYFISVIFTVVTFIILINAFNLIDGIDGLAGGYSLLCSALFGMSYYRLGEYNYPLVILSVCIIGSVLAFLYYNLSHYRSTKIFMGDTGSMLLGFLLAFTAVCFIDIFIDREIPNMPRYHLKSAPAIAVAILILPIVDTLNVIIIRCINKKSPFEADKNHIHHKLIRMNLTHRRSSFYIMCYYLFIIVVAYFLRHIDVNLLLLVVLSLGFLGAYLPDIVTKVQKLKTQS
- the uppS gene encoding polyprenyl diphosphate synthase, which encodes MSLIKDKIDPEKLPQHVAIIMDGNGRWAKSRGEERTFGHKNAIDAVRNAINACNEVQIPYLTLYTFSSENWKRPEEEVSTLMNLLTETLLLEAEEIFTKGLRLHVIGNVDKLSSLVRDQLLHVVDLTKDNTKGNLILAISYGSQEEILNAVKKIGTDVKEGKIEVENINEQLFENYLYTKNFPPVDLLIRTSGEVRISNFLLWQIAYAELQFLDILWPDFTKDVFFQCIVDYQNKERRYGLTGEQIKIQ
- a CDS encoding DUF6089 family protein, whose product is MNKKLLFSFLAIFSVMVSVKAQRNELGIRLGMSNLVGDIGKTNYILQKPLDLDRASEWGFPFYGGLLYRFNFNPYQTIRLDVGYNQVQFSDKAAKEEYRRNRNSFGKNDIYEASLLFEYNLFPVNNEQMSMLSPYVFAGFGGIMFDAPKATVRHDYRRDANGVAQAPIDELDFVTTVDYSLGKKIAPVVPFGVGLKYKFNHGWAVFAEATFRLAVTDQLDHSKVLRTDVNSSYNAEILSPSTGGSLLETGNYFIVSKEREAEFIRNRNVGDGESRDWLNTFSLGLTYSFGRPPCYCD
- a CDS encoding exopolysaccharide transport family protein, whose protein sequence is MIPERENKTDKIQPKEKTGSFAIFDIEHFIRRVIRNWYWFVLMLMLGYGIAYVYGKYYAQNIYASNLSLSVSNNTASYFTPNQSINFIWGQGGNQDGIYLKKMLLSRTHNEFLVKELGLFVNYRTKGIIKATYLDKEDSPVFIEIDKKHLQQVNYPITLLPKANGTYEVRLPEEGESTNLYNYEYEGYHNVDAFTRPANKTVKVNEWYTTPNLRFRLVPNPKTLAIKLDNIIVELSTVNDAVNNIIGTMAVDFDKEINTIMIITKTGYNLNSTVNFLNKSVAELQKKRFADKNILDENTKEYLEENLKAIRKKLDSSAQVMNYLKTSEKLYDIKNRDEKSLERIKELETKKADLLSKLTSLNTIRNSVDGQNFEKMISTTAAGFEDGLFQASISEMKALYAKRREMAAIYTPNSEPMKEINRLISEARVNSNGALRNYHTVYTTEISKIDQQIGNANMDLDTYPEKQRKYLDAERGYNMIEATYNSILSRQNESQLRLATNKSDISVIDPAKNLGQGPIGPNVKGTKSMIMGGLLLLPLFFIGIGAFLDTKIRNIKELLSVTKIPLLGVIGNNASGDNMLTVLEQPKSSVSESFRGIRANMRFLSGESDKSKVILITSSVGGEGKTYVSINLSSVLGLSDKKTILLGMDLRKPKIFNDFNIDNKFGISNYLTGEVGIDKIINKTRIPNLDVATSGPIPPNPSELLMSEKNMQFIDELRTMYDFIVIDSPPVGLVADSFELMKHSDANLYVVRHEYTEKYMLKMIAEKYNDNEIKHLGIVYNDYNTKQGYGYGYGYGYGYGYGYFDEDKNYKEPLLIRVRNKLREFFNKK
- a CDS encoding polysaccharide biosynthesis/export family protein, which gives rise to MKNLNYYLFLLLPFFLSSCIAPKDVKYMQPSESLVINEEGLIPYNIPIYRVTKNDILKLDIVTTPKGDAAQFYSSMNAPGSTVNNISVAGGAGTGGNAMIYFTGLKVDSNGDINIFGIGFVKAEGRTIEDIAKDIQDKVNENFQEGKSEVRLNTAGITYYVLGDVETTGMTGEKVVMKNTLTLSEAISINGGLNRTIDRKNIVILRKLPEGIKRAKIDLTREDVMNSPYFYVQNGDEIYLTTRGRSLNGFGKDPVQTIISGVSVFTTALSVYLLIKNL
- a CDS encoding glycosyltransferase family 2 protein, giving the protein MTDQSKTNTVSIIVPVYNVELYLEKCLLSLVNQTLQDIEIIVVNDGSTDGSQTIIDGFSAEFPSKIKAFTKENGGLSDARNFGIDHASGDYLGFVDSDDYVSDKMFEEMLNLAVKHNAEMVICNIQKVDEHGNVTQKLTQIPNMPEKIDLEKNFSVFSDLSYFACNKLFRRELFQTKRFKKGVHFEDIQLIPQLLLECKTLAQTQNFHYQYLERTNSISKTHTEKGLDILKAVEDVETEFQKSSYSNKLNELKNFQILEGVYTFLAYLAFVKDENLFKIMSKKLRDFMQERNVKFKDILIYNRFDRNYLLSLPLKKKIYYLLYFSGLYGVLKRLL